The window CATTTGCAACGGCTGTTGCCACAGGCACCATGCCGGATGTGGTGAGCCTTGGATTCTCCAATGTAATGACCTATGCGGCTATGGAGGCCCTGCATCCCATTCAGACAGAGTTTGCCGCATGGGAGGATTCGGGTAAAATCGTACCTTCTCTGATCACCACCTTAAAAGACCTGGCAGGAGGAGAGAATTTGTACGGTGTTCCCTATGGATATAATCAGGATCTTTCCTGGTACAATGCTGCCGCTTTTAAGGAGAAGGGGATTGAAGTGCCTCTGACCCAGAAGGATTTTCTGGAAGACTGTGAAAAGTATGCAGACAAGGACAACGGAAATTATTTCTTCAGTTTAAGGGGAAACAAGCCTTATGATAACCTGCTGGGCTGGCTCTTTACCTATACGGACGGTCTGGGCTATGAGGGCTCTTACTTTGATGAGAGCGGTCAGTGCATCCTGGGGGATCCTGCATTTGCTGAAGCCATGGATGCCTATGTAGATATTTACAAAAACGGTCTGGTATCAGGAGACAGCGTTAACAACGGTTTCAATGAGATGGTAGCAGAGTTCGGTGCAGGAACGGCCCTTTATGTAATGCATAATTCCTCCTCCGAGAAGAGCCACAGGGAGAATCTTGGCGAGGGGAATTACGGAATAGCCAAAGCCCTGACCAATGACAAAGGAAGGTACTTTACCTCTGCCATGCAGCCTAATATTTTCTCCGTATGCAACAAAGGTGATGACGCAGATTACAGCGGTGCCATGGAGCTGATCCAGTATTTGTGCTCCGCCGATAATATGAATGAAATGGACCAGCTTATGTCCAAGGTCCCCACCAATACAGACTGCTATAAAACAGACTGGTTTAAGGATAACAGTACCATGCAGTTGTGTATGGACATTATTCAGGATAAGAATTTTGTACAGATCCAGAATCCCTACTGGCTGACTTCCTATTTTTCTTTTATAAACGGAGAGATGACTACAGATTTCCAGGCAGTTATGCTGGGAGAAATGACATCTCAGGACTGCTTAAATAAATGGGCGGACTTCCTGACAAAGGAGCAGGCGGCATATAAAGCACAGCAGTAGAGAGATGCAGCGGCTTGCGGATGGGACAATCTGCACAGAATAAGGAGTATATAAAAATGGACAATATATTATTTCAGGATGATTTCACCTCATTTCCCCTGGGCTCGTTTCCTTATGACCATGCCCATACCGCCATGGGAGAGTATCACTACTATCCGGTGGAGGGTTATACCGGTCAATGGTATGATCCCATTGTAAATGCCAATTACAGAGGTCCCAGCTGGCTGATCACGGAAATGGACGGAACCAGATACATAGAGCAGATGCGCGTAAGAAATCCTCTTACAAAAAATGTAAGTCCCCTTCTGACAGCAGGGGATGTGAGATGGAGAGATTATACCGCCAGTGTGCGTATGCGTCCTCTCAGCACCAAAGAGGAGGCAGGGCTTGTTTTCCGTTATCAGACCTCTCTGATGAACTATGGGTTCTTTCTTCACGCAGGTGAGGCCCAGCTATGGAAAATCCATAAAAAGGAGCGTATGCTGCTGGTCAGCAGGACCTTTGAATTTAATGGAGATGAGTATTATCATCTTGAGGTAGAGTGCAGGGGCAGCCGTTTTACCTGCAGAATCAACGGGGAGACGGTGCTGACTGCCCAGGATGACAGCTATTCCTGGGGTAAGATCGCCTTGTCC of the Lacrimispora indolis DSM 755 genome contains:
- a CDS encoding ABC transporter substrate-binding protein produces the protein MKKRIAWIMAAALLAGSLGGCRGTEKEAQSQPSPAESSDGTTAEAQATEAKKSGEKQKIEFWYHAADEQSSIMFEGIFKDLNAAQDTYEFVYTGFANKDFPDAFATAVATGTMPDVVSLGFSNVMTYAAMEALHPIQTEFAAWEDSGKIVPSLITTLKDLAGGENLYGVPYGYNQDLSWYNAAAFKEKGIEVPLTQKDFLEDCEKYADKDNGNYFFSLRGNKPYDNLLGWLFTYTDGLGYEGSYFDESGQCILGDPAFAEAMDAYVDIYKNGLVSGDSVNNGFNEMVAEFGAGTALYVMHNSSSEKSHRENLGEGNYGIAKALTNDKGRYFTSAMQPNIFSVCNKGDDADYSGAMELIQYLCSADNMNEMDQLMSKVPTNTDCYKTDWFKDNSTMQLCMDIIQDKNFVQIQNPYWLTSYFSFINGEMTTDFQAVMLGEMTSQDCLNKWADFLTKEQAAYKAQQ